Proteins co-encoded in one Ralstonia sp. RRA genomic window:
- a CDS encoding CDGSH iron-sulfur domain-containing protein, translating into MADEVIVTARNNGPYHIKGSFRIVTQGGRELAIEGDQVWLCRCGHSLNKPFCDGSHKRAEFDSDLDAPPTVEADRSP; encoded by the coding sequence ATGGCCGACGAAGTCATCGTCACGGCCCGCAACAACGGGCCGTATCACATCAAGGGAAGCTTTCGCATCGTCACCCAGGGTGGGCGCGAGTTGGCGATCGAGGGTGATCAGGTATGGCTGTGCCGCTGTGGGCACTCGTTGAACAAGCCGTTCTGCGACGGCTCGCACAAGCGCGCCGAGTTCGATAGCGATCTCGACGCGCCGCCCACGGTCGAGGCAGACCGCTCGCCGTAG
- a CDS encoding PXPV repeat protein has protein sequence MKRTLLAFVLGGAALCASTAALAHVDVGVAIGVPAPVYVAPAPVYAPPPVYRPAPVYYAPAPVVYGGGYWRDRDDWREREWRRHEWREREWRHDHDGDRGWHRGWDR, from the coding sequence ATGAAACGCACACTGCTCGCATTCGTTCTGGGTGGCGCCGCGCTGTGCGCCTCGACGGCGGCGCTGGCGCATGTGGATGTCGGCGTGGCGATCGGCGTACCTGCGCCGGTCTACGTGGCCCCGGCACCCGTCTATGCACCGCCCCCGGTCTATCGTCCGGCGCCGGTCTACTACGCGCCGGCACCGGTGGTCTACGGCGGTGGCTACTGGCGTGACCGCGACGACTGGCGTGAGCGCGAATGGCGCCGTCACGAGTGGCGCGAACGCGAATGGCGCCACGATCACGATGGGGATCGCGGCTGGCACCGCGGCTGGGATCGTTAA
- the mdoH gene encoding glucans biosynthesis glucosyltransferase MdoH, protein MELPATSGLNVTKAQNGGAAASASPTTMPSPESVAERYLEALPLAAEARAALVRDAGIAAGDDDAAALAKLHRALAKLDPAQTTSLEATAPAYASVGSRLDAAYGATRADAASTEPAAEPAPPLAHDSEGRIHLDTGPTPARRSMVPWPWVLGPIWRMRNAIHRWQHGGKAPVPYEKPDSPDPKGIWRFVGARRRLTLLTLMIAQTVAATWAMSTVLPYHGADWLEAIIIVLFAVLFCWVSAGFWTAITGFLLLAFHGDRFVISRRASPDAVIPDDARTAIVMPICNEDVQRVFAGLRATYESLQRTGHLEHFDFFVLSDSGDPDIRTAEADAWLHICRALDGFGRIFYRWRRHRVKRKSGNIDDFCRRWGGKYRYMIVLDADSVMSGDCLTRLVQLMEGAPSAGIIQTAPRAAGRDTLYARIQQFATRVYGPLFTAGLHYWQLGESHYWGHNAIIRLDPFIKHCALAPIPGKGSLSGEIMSHDFVEAALMRRAGWAVWIAYDLDGSYEEMPPNLLDELGRDRRWCHGNLMNFRLFGAPGFHRVHRAVFITGVMAYLSAPLWFLFLLLSTALLAKHTLIAPEYFTQPHQIFPIWPEWHPEKAAALFSATATVLFLPKILSVLVLWAQGPKRFGGAIHLALSMAIEAAFSVLAAPVRMLFHTRFVTAAFLGWKVHWKSPPREDAQTHWGDAVRRHGLHTVIGIVWAAIVYWLNPSFLWWLSPVVGALIVSIPLSVFSSRVSLGRRMRRLRLFMIPEEVRPPRELRATRKHLRNAPPTPDFRQAVVDPVTNALMCAVATTRFPQDKRLVAVREAHVRHALEVGPDKLTGKQKLVLLSDPFSLSALHLAVWSSPEQRAAWGPGEPAQG, encoded by the coding sequence CAAGCTCGACCCGGCGCAAACGACCTCGCTCGAAGCAACAGCCCCGGCTTACGCATCAGTGGGGTCGCGCCTGGACGCCGCCTACGGCGCCACGCGCGCCGATGCCGCATCCACGGAACCCGCCGCCGAACCTGCGCCGCCGCTTGCGCACGACAGCGAAGGCCGCATCCACCTGGACACCGGTCCCACACCCGCCCGCCGCTCGATGGTGCCGTGGCCGTGGGTGCTCGGGCCGATCTGGCGCATGCGCAACGCGATCCACCGGTGGCAGCACGGCGGCAAGGCGCCCGTGCCCTACGAAAAGCCCGACTCGCCCGACCCCAAAGGCATCTGGCGCTTTGTCGGCGCACGCCGTCGCCTGACGCTGCTCACACTGATGATCGCGCAGACCGTCGCCGCCACCTGGGCGATGAGCACGGTGCTGCCATACCATGGCGCCGATTGGCTCGAAGCCATCATCATCGTGCTGTTTGCGGTGCTGTTCTGCTGGGTGTCGGCGGGGTTCTGGACGGCCATCACCGGCTTCCTGCTGCTGGCCTTCCATGGGGATCGCTTCGTCATCTCGCGCCGCGCCTCGCCCGATGCGGTGATTCCGGACGATGCGCGCACCGCCATCGTCATGCCGATCTGCAACGAGGACGTGCAGCGCGTGTTTGCCGGGCTGCGTGCGACGTATGAATCGCTGCAGCGCACGGGCCATCTGGAGCACTTCGACTTCTTCGTGCTGTCGGATTCCGGTGACCCCGACATCCGCACTGCAGAAGCCGACGCGTGGCTGCACATCTGCCGCGCGCTCGATGGCTTCGGCCGCATCTTCTACCGCTGGCGCCGTCACCGTGTGAAGCGCAAAAGCGGCAACATCGACGATTTCTGCCGGCGCTGGGGCGGCAAGTACCGCTACATGATCGTGCTCGACGCCGACAGCGTGATGAGCGGCGATTGCTTGACGCGTCTGGTACAGCTGATGGAAGGGGCACCCTCCGCAGGCATCATCCAGACCGCGCCCCGCGCGGCCGGCCGCGACACGCTGTATGCGCGCATCCAGCAGTTCGCCACGCGCGTGTACGGGCCGCTGTTCACCGCCGGCCTGCACTACTGGCAATTGGGCGAATCGCACTATTGGGGCCACAACGCCATCATCCGGCTCGACCCGTTCATCAAGCACTGCGCACTCGCGCCGATTCCGGGCAAGGGCTCGCTCTCGGGCGAGATCATGTCGCATGACTTTGTCGAAGCCGCGCTGATGCGCCGCGCCGGCTGGGCCGTGTGGATCGCCTATGACCTGGACGGCAGCTACGAAGAGATGCCGCCCAACCTGCTCGACGAGCTGGGCCGGGACCGCCGCTGGTGCCACGGCAACCTGATGAACTTCCGCCTGTTCGGCGCGCCGGGCTTTCACCGCGTGCACCGCGCGGTGTTCATCACGGGCGTGATGGCCTATCTGTCGGCGCCGCTGTGGTTCCTGTTTCTGCTGCTTTCCACGGCGCTGCTGGCCAAGCACACGTTGATTGCGCCGGAGTACTTCACCCAGCCGCACCAGATCTTCCCGATCTGGCCGGAGTGGCATCCGGAGAAGGCTGCCGCGCTGTTCTCGGCCACCGCCACCGTGCTGTTCCTGCCGAAGATCCTCAGCGTGCTGGTGCTGTGGGCGCAGGGCCCGAAGCGCTTCGGTGGCGCGATCCATCTGGCGCTGTCGATGGCGATCGAGGCGGCGTTCTCCGTACTCGCCGCGCCGGTGCGCATGCTCTTCCACACGCGCTTCGTGACGGCCGCGTTCCTCGGCTGGAAGGTGCACTGGAAATCGCCACCGCGTGAAGACGCGCAGACGCACTGGGGCGATGCCGTGCGCCGCCATGGCTTGCATACGGTCATTGGCATCGTCTGGGCTGCGATCGTGTACTGGCTGAACCCGAGCTTCCTGTGGTGGCTGTCGCCCGTGGTGGGGGCGTTGATCGTGTCGATTCCGCTGTCGGTGTTCTCCAGCCGCGTGAGCCTGGGCCGCCGCATGCGTCGCCTGCGGCTGTTCATGATCCCCGAGGAAGTGCGTCCGCCACGCGAGCTACGCGCCACGCGCAAGCATCTGCGCAACGCGCCGCCAACGCCGGACTTCCGCCAAGCCGTGGTCGACCCCGTGACCAACGCGCTGATGTGCGCAGTGGCGACGACGCGCTTTCCGCAAGACAAGCGTCTGGTGGCGGTGCGTGAAGCGCACGTGCGCCACGCGCTGGAAGTCGGCCCCGACAAGCTCACGGGCAAGCAGAAGCTGGTGCTGCTGTCGGATCCGTTCTCGTTGTCGGCGCTGCACCTGGCGGTGTGGTCGTCACCTGAGCAGCGTGCGGCATGGGGACCGGGGGAGCCTGCGCAAGGCTGA
- a CDS encoding winged helix DNA-binding domain-containing protein, with protein sequence MPRSSLPAPLLTRRALNRALLDRQLLLRRTRMTPLAAVERLVAMQSQIPQAPHYGLWSRLEGFRTETLDTLLTTRRAVRGAMMRCTLHLASARDYLALRPLLDAQMLRQAFSNGSKSVADIDPAALRAAARAALAGGPLTAVQLGEHLQPLWPKHDTTALARAIPFLEPLVQVPPRGLWRGAGQATLAAAADWLGEAIEPAATAEALVLRYLAGYGPASVADAQAWSGLTRLSAAFEALRPRLKTFTDEHGVELFDLPRAPRPDADTPAPVRFLPELDCALLAHADRARILDDGHRKAIYTKNGILPPTLLIDGFVAGTWKLEVVREQATLTLSPFAKLNKPDTRALEEEGAQLLAFAAADCSAHAIRFGQ encoded by the coding sequence ATGCCTCGCTCATCGCTCCCCGCCCCGCTGCTGACTCGCCGCGCCCTCAACCGCGCGCTGCTCGATCGCCAGTTGCTTCTACGCCGCACTCGCATGACGCCGCTGGCGGCCGTCGAACGGTTGGTGGCGATGCAATCGCAGATTCCGCAGGCGCCGCACTACGGGCTGTGGTCGCGGCTGGAAGGGTTTCGCACCGAGACGCTCGACACGCTGCTGACCACGCGCCGTGCCGTGCGCGGCGCGATGATGCGCTGCACGTTGCACCTCGCGAGCGCACGCGACTACCTGGCGCTGCGCCCGCTGCTGGATGCGCAGATGCTGCGCCAGGCCTTCAGCAATGGCAGTAAAAGCGTCGCCGACATCGATCCTGCCGCCTTGCGCGCAGCGGCCCGAGCGGCGCTGGCCGGTGGTCCACTCACCGCCGTCCAGCTTGGCGAGCACCTGCAGCCGCTGTGGCCGAAGCATGATACGACCGCCCTCGCACGCGCGATTCCGTTCCTGGAGCCGCTGGTGCAGGTGCCGCCGCGCGGCCTATGGCGCGGCGCCGGGCAAGCTACGCTGGCCGCTGCCGCCGATTGGCTGGGCGAGGCCATCGAACCTGCCGCCACGGCCGAGGCTCTGGTGCTGCGCTACCTCGCCGGCTATGGCCCCGCCTCGGTGGCGGATGCGCAGGCGTGGTCAGGACTCACGCGATTGTCGGCGGCGTTCGAGGCGCTGCGCCCCCGGCTGAAGACCTTCACCGACGAACATGGCGTCGAGCTGTTCGATCTGCCACGCGCCCCACGGCCCGATGCCGACACACCGGCTCCGGTGCGCTTTCTTCCCGAGCTGGACTGCGCGCTGCTCGCACATGCCGACCGCGCGCGCATTCTCGACGATGGTCATCGCAAGGCGATCTACACGAAGAACGGCATCCTGCCACCGACGCTGCTGATCGACGGCTTTGTTGCCGGCACCTGGAAGCTGGAGGTGGTGCGCGAGCAGGCCACGCTCACGCTGTCACCGTTTGCGAAGCTGAACAAACCGGACACGCGGGCATTGGAGGAGGAAGGCGCACAACTGCTGGCCTTTGCCGCAGCGGATTGCTCCGCACACGCCATCCGCTTCGGGCAATAA
- the ettA gene encoding energy-dependent translational throttle protein EttA, with protein MSQYVFTMNRVGKIVPPKRQILKDISLSFFPGAKIGVLGLNGSGKSTVLKIMAGLDKDIEGEATPMPNLNIGYLPQEPQLDPAKTVREEVESGLGEVVDAQKQLEAIYAAYAEPDADFDKLAEEQARLEAIIAAGSGDNVELQLEIAADALRLPPWDAKIEHLSGGEKRRVALCKLLLSRPDMLLLDEPTNHLDAESVDWLEQFLTRFPGTVVAVTHDRYFLDNAAEWILELDRGHGIPWKGNYSSWLDQKETRLKQEESSESARQKALKKELEWVRQNPKGRQAKSKARLARFDELNSQEYQKRNETQEIFIPAGERLGNEVIEFENVSKSYGDRLLIDNLSFTIPPGAIVGIIGPNGAGKSTLFRMLTGKEQPDSGTIKIGPTVKLAYVDQSRDALSADKTVFEEISNGSDILTVGRYETPSRAYIGRFNFKGGDQQKHVGTLSGGERGRLHLAKTLISGGNVLLLDEPSNDLDVETLRALEDALLEFAGSVMVISHDRWFLDRIATHIIAFEGDSHVEFFPGNYQEYEADKKKRLGEEGAKPKRIRYKPVVR; from the coding sequence ATGTCTCAGTACGTTTTCACCATGAACCGCGTGGGCAAGATCGTTCCGCCCAAGCGCCAGATTCTCAAGGACATCTCGCTGTCGTTCTTCCCGGGCGCCAAGATCGGCGTGCTGGGCCTGAACGGCTCGGGCAAGTCGACCGTGCTCAAGATCATGGCCGGCCTCGACAAGGACATCGAAGGCGAAGCCACGCCGATGCCCAACCTGAACATCGGCTACCTGCCGCAGGAGCCGCAGCTCGACCCCGCCAAGACGGTGCGCGAGGAAGTCGAGAGCGGCCTGGGTGAGGTGGTGGACGCACAGAAGCAGCTCGAAGCGATCTACGCCGCGTATGCCGAACCCGATGCGGACTTCGACAAGCTGGCCGAAGAACAGGCCCGCCTGGAAGCCATCATCGCCGCCGGTTCGGGTGACAACGTTGAACTGCAGTTGGAAATCGCCGCCGACGCGCTGCGCCTGCCGCCGTGGGACGCCAAGATCGAGCACCTCTCGGGCGGTGAAAAGCGCCGCGTGGCGCTGTGCAAGCTGCTGCTCTCGCGCCCCGACATGCTGCTGCTCGACGAGCCGACCAACCACCTGGATGCCGAATCGGTGGACTGGCTCGAACAGTTCCTCACGCGCTTCCCGGGCACTGTGGTGGCCGTGACCCACGACCGCTACTTCCTCGATAACGCCGCCGAGTGGATTCTCGAACTCGACCGTGGCCACGGCATCCCCTGGAAGGGCAACTACAGCTCGTGGCTGGATCAGAAAGAGACCCGCCTGAAGCAGGAAGAGTCGAGCGAATCGGCCCGCCAGAAGGCGCTGAAGAAAGAACTGGAATGGGTGCGCCAGAACCCGAAGGGCCGTCAGGCCAAGTCGAAGGCGCGTCTGGCCCGCTTTGACGAGCTGAACAGTCAGGAATACCAGAAGCGCAACGAAACGCAGGAAATCTTCATCCCGGCCGGCGAGCGCTTGGGCAATGAAGTGATCGAATTCGAGAACGTCAGCAAGAGCTACGGCGATCGCCTGCTGATCGACAATCTCAGCTTCACGATTCCGCCGGGCGCGATCGTCGGCATCATCGGCCCGAACGGTGCGGGTAAGTCGACGCTGTTCCGCATGCTCACGGGCAAGGAGCAGCCGGACTCGGGCACCATCAAGATCGGCCCGACGGTCAAGCTGGCTTACGTGGACCAGAGCCGCGATGCACTGTCCGCCGACAAGACCGTGTTCGAAGAAATCTCGAACGGCTCCGACATCCTGACGGTGGGCCGTTATGAGACGCCGTCGCGCGCCTACATCGGCCGCTTCAACTTCAAGGGTGGTGACCAGCAGAAGCACGTCGGCACCCTATCGGGCGGTGAGCGCGGCCGTCTGCACCTGGCCAAGACGCTGATTTCGGGCGGCAACGTGCTGCTGCTGGACGAACCGTCGAACGACCTCGATGTGGAAACGCTGCGTGCGCTGGAAGACGCGCTGCTGGAGTTTGCCGGCAGCGTGATGGTGATCTCGCACGATCGCTGGTTCCTCGACAGGATCGCCACGCACATCATCGCGTTTGAAGGCGATTCGCACGTCGAATTCTTCCCGGGCAACTACCAGGAATACGAAGCCGACAAGAAGAAGCGTCTGGGCGAAGAGGGTGCCAAGCCCAAGCGCATCCGGTACAAGCCGGTCGTGCGTTAA
- the cyoB gene encoding cytochrome o ubiquinol oxidase subunit I, with amino-acid sequence MFGKLSLEAIPLHEPIVVVTVSAILLGGAGVFGLITYLKKWSYLWNEWITSVDHKKIGVMYCILAIVMLLRGFADAIMMRSQLAVASGGGAGYLPPEHYDQIFTAHGVIMIFFMAMPLMTGLINLIVPLQIGARDVAFPFLNTLSFWLAAAGVVLINVSLGVGEFARTGWLAYPPLSELAYSPGVGVDYYIWALQISGLGTLLTGVNFVATIFKMRAPGMTLMRMPIFTWTSLCSMILVVAAFPVLTVALALLGADRYLDMHFFTNELGGNAMLYVNLIWIWGHPEVYILILPAFGMFSEIVSTFSRKKLFGYTSMVWATAGITVLSFLVWLHHFFTMGSGANVNAFFGIATMIISIPTGVKIFNWLFTMYRGRVELNSMMLWTIGFMITFVIGGMTGVLLAVPGADFLLHNSLFLIAHFHNTIIGGVVFGYLAGITYWFPKAFGFKLDEKWGKRAFWCWFVGFYTAFMPLYVLGFMGMTRRLNHTDNPAWQPWLYVAVVGAAIIACGIASQLIQIFVSIRNRHALADLTGDPWGGRTLEWATSSPPAHYNFPVLPVVRDIDAFADMKARGEVPTQVAASYEKIHMPKNTGAGFFIGMFSIVMGFALIWHIWWMAVLGLVGMIGSFILRSNDDDVDYYVPAHEVHETESAYFQRIGSQA; translated from the coding sequence ATGTTTGGCAAGTTGAGTCTGGAGGCCATTCCGCTGCACGAGCCCATCGTGGTCGTGACGGTCTCGGCCATTCTGCTGGGTGGTGCGGGCGTATTTGGCCTGATCACCTATCTGAAGAAGTGGTCGTACTTGTGGAATGAGTGGATCACCTCGGTCGACCACAAGAAGATCGGCGTGATGTACTGCATTCTGGCCATCGTGATGCTGCTGCGCGGCTTTGCCGACGCCATCATGATGCGCTCGCAACTGGCGGTCGCCTCGGGCGGCGGTGCCGGCTATCTGCCGCCTGAGCACTACGACCAGATCTTCACCGCGCATGGCGTGATCATGATTTTCTTCATGGCCATGCCGCTGATGACGGGCCTGATCAACCTGATCGTGCCGCTGCAGATTGGCGCGCGCGACGTGGCGTTCCCGTTCCTGAACACGCTGTCGTTCTGGCTGGCTGCTGCCGGCGTGGTGCTGATCAACGTGTCGCTGGGCGTGGGCGAGTTCGCCCGCACCGGTTGGCTGGCGTACCCGCCGCTGTCGGAGCTGGCGTACAGCCCGGGCGTGGGGGTCGACTACTACATCTGGGCCTTGCAGATATCCGGGTTGGGCACGTTGCTAACCGGGGTGAACTTCGTCGCGACCATCTTCAAGATGCGCGCGCCGGGCATGACCCTGATGCGCATGCCGATCTTCACCTGGACGTCGCTGTGCTCGATGATCCTGGTCGTCGCCGCCTTCCCGGTGCTGACCGTGGCGCTGGCCCTGCTGGGTGCTGACCGTTACCTGGACATGCACTTCTTCACGAACGAGCTGGGCGGCAACGCCATGCTGTACGTGAACCTGATCTGGATCTGGGGCCACCCTGAGGTGTACATCCTGATCCTGCCGGCGTTCGGCATGTTCTCGGAAATCGTCTCGACGTTCTCGCGCAAGAAGCTGTTCGGCTACACGTCGATGGTGTGGGCAACCGCCGGTATTACCGTGCTGTCGTTCCTGGTGTGGCTGCACCACTTCTTCACCATGGGTTCGGGTGCGAACGTCAACGCGTTCTTCGGTATCGCGACGATGATCATCTCGATCCCGACGGGCGTGAAGATCTTCAACTGGCTGTTCACGATGTACCGCGGCCGCGTCGAGCTGAACTCGATGATGCTGTGGACGATCGGCTTCATGATCACGTTCGTGATCGGCGGCATGACCGGCGTGCTGCTGGCTGTGCCGGGCGCTGACTTCCTGCTGCACAACAGCCTGTTCCTGATCGCGCACTTCCACAACACCATCATCGGTGGCGTGGTGTTCGGTTACCTGGCCGGTATCACGTACTGGTTCCCGAAGGCCTTCGGCTTCAAGCTGGACGAGAAGTGGGGCAAGCGCGCCTTCTGGTGCTGGTTCGTGGGCTTCTACACCGCGTTCATGCCGCTGTACGTGCTGGGCTTCATGGGCATGACGCGTCGTCTGAACCACACCGACAATCCGGCATGGCAGCCGTGGCTGTACGTTGCCGTGGTTGGTGCTGCGATCATCGCCTGCGGTATCGCTTCGCAACTGATCCAGATTTTCGTCTCCATCCGCAATCGTCATGCGCTGGCTGACCTGACGGGTGACCCGTGGGGTGGCCGTACGCTGGAGTGGGCGACCTCGTCGCCGCCGGCGCACTACAACTTCCCGGTCCTGCCGGTGGTGCGTGACATCGACGCCTTCGCCGACATGAAGGCGCGCGGTGAAGTGCCGACGCAAGTGGCGGCCAGCTACGAGAAGATCCACATGCCGAAGAACACCGGCGCTGGCTTCTTCATCGGCATGTTCTCGATCGTGATGGGCTTTGCGCTGATCTGGCACATCTGGTGGATGGCCGTGCTGGGTCTGGTCGGCATGATCGGCAGCTTCATCCTCCGCAGCAACGACGACGACGTCGATTACTACGTGCCCGCTCACGAGGTTCACGAGACCGAGTCGGCCTACTTCCAACGTATCGGTTCGCAGGCTTAA
- a CDS encoding cytochrome o ubiquinol oxidase subunit IV — MEQTNVSMGGAHGDAHGHAAGGAGHATIKGYLIGFVLAVILTAIPFKMVMDGGYSHGTVLVTVMALAVVQIVVHLIYFLHLDGSSAQRWNVMAFLFTLLILAIVVVGSLWVMHNMNANMMTM; from the coding sequence ATGGAACAGACCAACGTTTCGATGGGCGGCGCCCACGGTGACGCCCACGGCCATGCTGCCGGCGGCGCCGGCCATGCCACCATCAAGGGCTACCTGATCGGCTTCGTGCTGGCGGTGATCCTGACGGCCATCCCGTTCAAGATGGTGATGGACGGCGGCTACTCGCACGGTACCGTGCTGGTGACGGTGATGGCCCTGGCGGTCGTGCAGATCGTCGTGCACCTGATCTACTTCCTGCACTTGGACGGCTCGTCCGCCCAGCGCTGGAACGTGATGGCCTTCCTGTTCACGCTGCTGATTCTGGCGATCGTCGTTGTCGGCTCGCTGTGGGTCATGCACAACATGAACGCCAACATGATGACGATGTAA
- the cyoC gene encoding cytochrome o ubiquinol oxidase subunit III produces MASNVLDGHAAHAQAHGHDHAHDHAHHHDVADTKVFGFWVYLMSDLIIFASLFATFCVLRGATAGGPTGKELFDLSYVAIETGILLVSSITYGMVMISVQNGRKDHVMLWLGITLLLGAAFVGMEINEFHHLIAEGAGPNRSAFLSSFFLLVGTHGLHVASGMLWIIVMMWQIGAKGLTPTQTTRLSCLSLFWHFLDVVWIGVFTVVYLLGAM; encoded by the coding sequence ATGGCTTCCAATGTTCTAGACGGTCACGCCGCGCACGCTCAAGCGCACGGCCACGACCACGCGCATGACCATGCGCACCACCACGACGTCGCAGACACCAAGGTCTTCGGCTTCTGGGTGTACCTGATGAGCGACTTGATCATCTTCGCGTCGCTGTTCGCTACGTTCTGCGTGCTGCGCGGCGCGACGGCGGGCGGCCCGACGGGCAAGGAGCTCTTCGATCTGTCGTACGTGGCCATCGAAACCGGCATCCTGCTGGTGTCGTCCATTACGTACGGCATGGTGATGATCAGCGTGCAGAACGGCCGCAAGGATCACGTGATGCTGTGGCTGGGCATTACCTTGCTGCTGGGTGCCGCGTTCGTCGGCATGGAAATCAACGAGTTCCACCACCTGATCGCTGAAGGTGCGGGCCCGAACCGCAGTGCGTTCCTGTCGTCGTTCTTCCTGCTGGTTGGCACGCACGGCCTGCACGTGGCCAGCGGCATGCTGTGGATCATCGTCATGATGTGGCAGATCGGTGCCAAGGGCCTGACCCCGACCCAAACGACCCGCCTGTCGTGCCTGAGCCTGTTCTGGCACTTCTTGGACGTGGTGTGGATCGGCGTGTTTACCGTCGTCTATCTGTTGGGAGCGATGTAA
- a CDS encoding aminoacyl-tRNA deacylase: protein MSISTTLDDCLRSKGCLYEVIRHPHTHTSTETAQSAHVPGDRLAKTLLLEDKLGYVAAVLPSTYHLHLSELQKASGRDDLTLADESELREVFKDCDAGAVPPVGMAYGMPTYLDSSLMTHRDVYFEAGDHENVVHMDMDQFMALMRDAKTAHFAYRMQGILF, encoded by the coding sequence ATGTCGATCTCCACCACCCTCGACGACTGCCTGCGCAGCAAGGGCTGCCTGTACGAGGTGATTCGCCATCCGCATACCCACACCAGCACGGAAACCGCGCAATCCGCGCATGTCCCGGGGGACCGTCTGGCCAAGACGCTGTTGCTTGAGGACAAGCTCGGCTACGTGGCGGCTGTGCTGCCATCCACCTATCACCTGCATCTATCGGAACTGCAGAAGGCATCGGGCCGCGATGACCTGACGCTGGCCGATGAATCCGAGCTGCGCGAAGTCTTCAAGGACTGCGACGCCGGCGCCGTGCCGCCAGTGGGCATGGCTTACGGCATGCCGACGTATCTCGACAGCAGCCTGATGACCCATCGCGACGTCTACTTTGAAGCCGGCGACCACGAGAATGTCGTGCACATGGACATGGATCAGTTCATGGCGCTGATGCGCGACGCCAAGACCGCGCACTTCGCTTACCGCATGCAGGGCATCCTCTTCTGA
- the cyoA gene encoding ubiquinol oxidase subunit II, which produces MKNTLVPHMKRLLAASLPLLLAGCNLTVLDPKGMIAAEEKTLILVATGLMLLVVIPVIIMTLVFAWKYRSTNTRARYEPDWSHSNAIEAVVWLIPCLIIVVLGWITYKSTHALDPYKPIQSDVKPITVEAVSLDWKWLFIYPELKIATVNQLAIPANTPINFKITSDTVMNAFFIPQLGSQVYAMAGMQTKLHLIANETGVFDGMSSNYSGQGFTGMKFKATAMTNEEFDAWVKQVRSAPQVLTKEGYAELAKPSEKVPPAVYASVDPALYHSILHKYMGDSDKVLTLDEALQGANCTVETADAATRPLPVQSALPAPKSAAKNS; this is translated from the coding sequence ATGAAGAACACACTCGTTCCACATATGAAGCGGCTCCTGGCCGCAAGCCTCCCGCTCCTGCTGGCGGGCTGCAACCTGACGGTCCTGGATCCGAAGGGGATGATTGCGGCGGAAGAAAAGACGCTGATCCTGGTGGCGACCGGCCTGATGTTGCTGGTGGTCATTCCCGTGATCATCATGACGCTGGTGTTTGCGTGGAAGTACCGCTCCACCAACACCCGCGCGCGTTATGAGCCGGACTGGTCGCACTCCAACGCTATCGAGGCGGTGGTGTGGCTGATCCCGTGCCTGATCATCGTCGTGCTGGGCTGGATCACGTACAAGTCCACGCATGCGCTGGATCCGTACAAGCCTATCCAATCCGACGTGAAGCCGATCACCGTCGAGGCCGTCTCGCTCGACTGGAAGTGGCTGTTCATCTACCCGGAACTGAAGATCGCGACGGTCAACCAGCTCGCGATCCCGGCCAACACCCCGATCAACTTCAAGATCACGTCCGACACGGTGATGAACGCGTTCTTCATCCCGCAGCTCGGCAGCCAGGTGTACGCCATGGCGGGCATGCAGACCAAGCTGCACCTGATCGCCAACGAGACCGGCGTGTTTGACGGTATGTCGTCGAACTACAGCGGCCAGGGCTTCACGGGCATGAAGTTCAAGGCCACGGCGATGACGAACGAAGAGTTCGATGCCTGGGTCAAGCAGGTCCGCAGCGCCCCGCAAGTGCTGACCAAGGAAGGCTACGCCGAGCTGGCCAAGCCGAGCGAGAAGGTGCCGCCGGCGGTGTACGCCTCGGTCGATCCGGCGCTGTATCACAGCATCCTGCACAAATACATGGGCGACTCGGACAAGGTCCTGACGCTCGACGAGGCGCTCCAAGGCGCCAACTGCACGGTGGAAACGGCTGACGCGGCAACGCGCCCGCTGCCGGTGCAGTCCGCCCTGCCGGCGCCCAAGAGCGCGGCCAAGAATTCCTAG